The Syngnathus scovelli strain Florida chromosome 18, RoL_Ssco_1.2, whole genome shotgun sequence genomic interval CAGTTGAGCCTAATCCCAAACAAAAACATCCTTAACAGTATTCAGATGTTTTTATTAAACACAGGTAACAAAAATGATGTCTTCAGTCTTGTCACAATTCTAAAATCCTTGACCCATATTGTATGCACAACAATACAATTCATTTTAATCAAACATCTTTGGTCCAAATTGGTGTGAATTGCTAGCTAGCAAGCAAAGCTAgctaaaatacaaaacaaaaactatgCGGCATTCAGGTCTTAAAATAATTcacattatttatatatatatatatatatatatatatatatatatatatatatatatatatatatatatatatatatatatatatatatttactgtgCACTTATAATTGTATTGCCCTATATACCgtgtgttaccatgacaaccgttTTATAAGTAGAAAACATTGTAACAAGAATCAAGACAAAAGTAGCTCCCATTTAAATCTTTAGAACTCAAAATTCTCTGAATGATTTGTCACAATTGCTGTCCACCTCATGTACAGTAGAAACTGGATCTAATATAAATATTCTAACAGTACAACCGCAGATGTTGCAAACTGGCACTGTTATGTACACTATACAGAGACAATTTAGCAAAACGTATACAATCTGTGTGTGAACAGTGTTAATCATCACATATAATAATAACGTCATTCAGCTCGTCTCCAGAACACAAAACTACcctgaagagttttttttttagtagtagCTTCTGAATACAGAGTGTTTAATTGTGCTATTTAGTAAGCAGGAAGAACCATAAAAAAAGGTAGTGGGAATCAAAATGATTTGTTAGTTATTTGTTCTTCTCATCAGTGGTAAGGAGTTGAAATTGGTTATTCCAGGCACCACAGGTCAGGACAATGGCAGTGAAGAAAGTACAACGTGACCTTTGAAGTACATTTCGGACTGAGAATTGAATGCCAGAGCCCCCCCCCGCCGacccaagccccgccccctccctcccctcccctcaagTATGCATGCTTCATACTACCTGACTGTAACAATGCATGAATATTGCTTGACGTGAAGATCTGAGTTGGAAGAGAGCCACTTAGAAGAAGAAGAGTTCACGTTACCAGCCCCCCCAGACTGTCAAAAGTGTCAAATGGGGGTCTGACACTGATTTTCTGTTGGCTCAGGAATGCCAGATGTAAGGCTGTTCGCTAAATCAACACTGTGTAACATACGGCAATCAAAAGAGAGGTGCCGATATGTCAAATGGAATGTACACTGTTGTGTAGCATTGAAATGGGAATGAACTCAAACGTGATATCAACAAAATGCTGGAAAAGATGGAGAATTTAAAATGCTCGACGAGATCGTAAAAGATAAGAAACAGAAGGAAGAGGTTTAAAAATGACAGGAATGTAGCTGCGCCGCTACTTTTGTCTCGTTGTCGTCTCTCCTTCGCGGTTTCGCTTTTCAACCCGACATCTGCACTTCTTCATTTTGTCGCACTCACGCGCTTCGGTTTGGTTCCGCTCCGGCTTGTTCCGCCCTTCAGTGCAGTGTTATTTACAACTAGAGAGGTGCAATCTTGCTTTTGTAAAAGTGCCAGATCGTGTTTGTGTGTCTCTCGGGCGGGACAGACGCACATATCCACAGGACAGCCGCTCCGCCTGCTAAGTTTGCCTGCTAACCAGGCAGAGTCAGCTGACAGGTTCCACTTACTCAATCCTGCTGATGGCCATCGTTAGGAAATGATGGCCGGACACCACCGCACCATCACCAGGTTGTCAGAACTCACTGACCGCTTCTTTGCTAACTTCTTCAGGTCCTTATACTTGTCGTCGCACAACCTGGATATAGCCTGGAGGTCAAAAATAGAAATCAGACAATTGTTACTTTTGTTAATAAAATGCTAGAaacgattaccgtattttccgcactataaggcgcactggattataaggcgcaccttcaatgaatggcccattttaaaactttgtccatatataaggcacaccagatTATCAGGCgcatcttcaatgaatggcccattttaaaactttgtccatatataagatatatacatttggcccgcgggccggactttggacacgcctgctgtagtggctcaatattggtccacatataaggcgcacctgattataaggcgcactgtcggcttttgagaaaattggaggtttttaggtgcgccttatagtgcggaaaatatggtaattaattatttcaataataataatgcattggATTTAGCTTGTGTTTTATTAATCTTCTTTGGACTAAACCTATCGAGTATTCATTTTGAGCGGCCACAGCTCACCTCAAGTTTCTGGGCCTTGTCTCTGCTGAGGGCCTCGAGAGGAAAACTGAGGTTGTTTGCCTCTGCCAGAGAACGTAGGTCAAAGTAATACTTGGCGTAGACACTGGACGGCACGTTGATGTTGAATTGAAGCAGCTCCAGAAACTGCCGCTCCAGCTCATTCCTTGgttgggggggtaaaaaaaaaaaggatcggtGAGTTGAGAACATACTGCTAAGCATCCGTCCAGCAACACATTGGCTAAATTTAGCCTCAGTGACAACCAAACCCGATTCTAACTGTGGCAATCATCCAGTTATTCTGGGCcatgtgtatttattttgcaAAGTGAGGCTGTCGGGAATTGGAAATTGATCTCCTAAGGAAATCTGTGTTGAAAAGCTAAGTCACGTATGAGGTGAGACGCACCAACAAGGCAAACGTCATTACAtttctgcccccccacccccacccccccacatcTCTCTGTAATATCTCCATGGACACAAACTCATACTAGCAAGTGaagaaaaatgttttcatcTTGACTCACATGTCCTCCACAGTGATATCCTTGAGAATTTGGCAGTAGTCTACATTCCACACCGCCTGGTCATCCCAAACTTTGGATGCCAGAAGGATGGCTCCTAAAACAATCCGCTTCCAGTTGGCGGGACAAATGTCAATCTCGGCATAGGTCAGGAGCCTCTCCAAATACACCTTTAAACAAACATAAGAAAAATTGTGATTATTgcatctgatttatttattttttgttcccaAAATTGCGAACTCACCAATGTGACAATGGCACACTCGGCCGTGAGCTGCGCGGCGCTGAACAGCGTCCTTACGAAGCGATAAATCTGCTTTTGCTCAGGGTCGTGCTTATCGTAGTCAGGAGGAACTTCCGACTTCTGCAGTGACGATACGATGCACATCAGGCACAGTCGCTTGAATTGGTGCCGTGCCAAAGGTCGATTCTTACCGACAACGGATGCAGCTTCTCATCAAATATGTCTAACAGCATTCTTCCGTCGACCTCTCTGGAATAAAAGACAGGATTCAATAATGCATGAATGGGCCATTTTGCTCACAATATGAAGTtataattgaaagaaaataGCTTTGATGAAATATTATCTTACCTGTTCCTTATGTGATAGAATATTGCAAGGGCTACACtggaaaaacaacacaataaaagATAATTAACTCATTGGTGAAGGTATTAAACACATGCTGTATATATCATGTAGCGGggggtaaagaaaaaaaaaaaattaccatttAATGGTGTATTTGAGGTTGGGTTGACTGACAGTGCTGTCATCGAGGAATATAGTAGAGCACGAGCTGTACTTCCTTCTCACCAAGCCTGAATGATGCtggagtgaagaaaaaaaaaaattaaaagcaaagtaCATTTGCATTTTTACTATATTGGACTAGTCATAATATGAGCTATGGAGGATTTTAAAATACAAATCAGGAGGGATGTAATGGCACCAAATAGTTGTCAGTTTAGCAAATGATGATGTATCGTTTGAATGACGGACACACAACACCATGGTGGTCAGGTTACTTTTTACCTTGTTTTCCGAAATGTGTGTGAACTTGCAAAAACAAATCAGAGACAACAATTACTATTTGCAACACGGCAACATTGATCCACTTTTGAGTgaacaatgaagaaaaaaatgctcCCTCAAAGTGTTAGAAgggatttttttccattattagtattattattatacttaCATGATTGATGTAAAGGCTCTTCCTCTTTTCTCGTACTGAAAAAAAGATAtggaaaaagtaaataaatcgcAATCCTGCAATACCACATCCTCGCCGACAGATGTCAGTATTGATCCAGGATTGTATGGTGTAACACTGCACCATACTAAATAACGCTGCAGTGGACTTTTTCTTTCAACCTACTGAGAACTTAAGTGCAAAGTAATTAACATTTATATTTTTAGCTTTAATAAGATTAAAACAAATTAATCCATTTTTGGGAGACAGATGCACACGCGCCCACATCCTCTGCGTCATCATTTTCCCATCCTAAAACGAGTCCCaaggtttattttcaaatttgaatcagTAGCAACACCCGAAATAAGTGCAATAAAAATCAAGAAAGTAAAAATGATCACTTTAGTAGAAATAGAAGAGAGAATCTTATAGACCAAACATGCACACGGttacaaaacaaactaaaatTTACTGCAAAGCcacaccattaaaaaaaaaaacagcaacatttgGCGTAATGAGTTGACGGCAACAAGTGAAGCACAGTGAGCACGACACAGTCGCGCCCTTACCTCGCTTGCTGTGCACAGCAACTGTAAAAACAAAAGCCCAAATTGTCGCCATACCTTCACATTCACAAAATGTCATTTAGAAACGTAACGAGaacagttttaattttaaaataaaggcTTCTTGTTTCGCTCCCTGTTTTTCTCTTATATAAACATAATTAGAAAGCAGGGGCCATTGGAGCCAAGAGATTAATGAGGCCAATAAAAGAGCATTGCATCAAATGAGACCTCGAATTTTTCAGGCAGACAAATGTTGCTACAATGTGTGAAAATGGAACAATTTTATAAGCCTCTTATAATCGCATTGAGGAGATTATGTctcgactaaaaaaaaaaaaaaaaatccatcacatATCAGGGGATTTTTCTGCCATTAACTACAGTTATTCAAGATGAGCAAAATgcttctattaaaaaaaaaaaaaataaaaaaatctgatgaAGGATGCAGGGAATGTTTGGGTAGATGAAAGCGTAAAACTCACCATCAGTTTGAGACTTGCTAAGGAAGATGGTGCTGGCTCGAGGATGGTCAGAGGGATTATACTCCATCGGCAGATCTGAAAATAGAACAGAAATCATTATGTTACAAGGGcaaggagcataaaaaaaaatcatgtaagCTGTAGGAAAGTTTCAAAAAGCTTCCAAAATCTTTTTCTGGGGCAATACAGGCACAAAGCGAAACAATGGCGCTATGGACTTCATCCGATCGACAAAGGTTGTGGAAAACAGCCAAGAACGGTCAGTGTGCaatgagcgcattgtaaacagtttCCTGGTTGATGTCGGTGAAACAGGAAAGGTCAAACACACTCGGAGGTCAGAACGAGAAGGAGGAAATGTAGGGGTACACACGTGAGAAGAAAaagctgcagaaaaaaaaaaagatacctaTCAAACCTAGCATTATGCTAACAAGCCTCTTTGAGTTATGCATCCAGCAATAGCTATTATGTCAAACCCTTTTGAACTGCAATCCTTTTTGTTAGCGAGACACTTGAAAGGCAGCAAAGAACCACATCAATGTAGGATGGTACAGTGCGTAGAAAAGACGGTTAAACGATCCTCACAACTGTTGGGGATCGGGGAGGGGGTATCGGATCAAGTCATTCCCGAATCACTGGGACATTGTACTCAAAGTGCAAATCAATGGTTGCATTATTTCAGACAGGAAATAGACTACTGGTGTCAGTGACCTTTGGTGTGGGCTCTACTTCCACGAGTTTGCTCCCAACATTCAACTTAGGGTGATCTTAAAGAGTCCAACTTCCTGCGCTGGAGTGTTGAAAACGTATTAGCATGGTAGGCTAATCTGCTGATTACTCACAACAGTGACATTTCAAAAATGGATGAAAAACACGATAAgaaaactagtcagggaaggtgCCGAGAGGTTTAGCACATGTGACAACAATCTCCTGTCTTGTTCATAAGACTCGAAGAAGTAGGGTGGCAAGACAGAAGTCTTATTTGATCGGAGTGAAATAAGTCGGGTGTTTTCTCAGGACATAAAATGGTTGCATGCATTTTTATTGCAAATAAAGAAGAGGGGTGGCAGAAGGCTCAGTGCTAAGAGTGTGTAGGGGTTGAAGACTCCATGGCAAGTCGAGGGTAGTCATTTGCTCTGCACCCAACAGAGTCGCACACCCACCCTCCTTCTTTTCGCTCCCCTCTCATCCCCACATCTTCTCGCTGTAACTAGGCAACGCTGACTTGAGACGACTCAGATGGTGGAGGCAGGACATTCAAAGGCTTTTGCTGTCTTTAAATCTGCCTCGCCCCCCCGCCCCGATTTACTCCACTAATTGCGGCTGAGCCCGATAGAAAAGTGACACTAATAGCATAGCAGGGTCAGTTGATGTAATGTATATCATTCTGATTAGGATCAAAAGTAAATTCAGTGACCTTGAGAAGTGTATGACAAATCTAATTATGTTTAATAAATATAGACAGCATTTATTAGTAGTTAAAAGTATGGTTGACATGTAGGTCAACCAGTCTGGAACTCTACTTTGGAGACTCCCCAGGCTCATCAACCAGGCATAAATAATCCATGCCCAGATTTCAATTAGCCTGCTAGCAAGACTCATCAATATGTTCACCCCGCAAATTAGCTTCAACGCAAGACAGAGAGGAATGTTGGCGCCCGGAGCAATTGTTCATTTACAGATGTCGGCCTTGACTAACATTCAGGTTTTGTCGTGTAGATCTCTATTGTTGGAAAAATGACAGGTTTGCAAAAAGGCTGAATTACAGCGAGGGCCACTACCTATACAAACTGTACTTGGGATGAGCAGGCATGTTGCTTACGTCATCGGTGTCAGCAGTTTTCATGAATGACTTTCTTTTTCCATCACATGCTTGTTGCAAGCGCGCACACAAAATCTGGAAGCTGTTACTTTCATTCTCCCTACAGCACTGTATTTCTTCATGGAAACACAAATCACTGAACCTGAACGCCcccaaaaatttaaataaaaaacacttcCTTATTATTTGCTCGGGATTGAGGGGGATTTAGAGAGACTGCAGGTCTGTTTGCTACTCCGTGTGTGCTCAAGTTGTTTGATCGCTTTGTAATTACCATAAATTTCCTTCTGTGATATTTCTCATTAAATGAGGCTCACTAAACCGGGGCATTAGAATAAATACACAAGAGTACTGCTGCAATGAGTGGGTGGGTCATTTACTTGCAAGTACGAGTTGCAAAATCAAGAATTCACAAGGAGCATTAACATCTTGCTTACCGTCCAAATTTTCTCTGTCGCTGATGTGCTGGAGGTTGCAGCCCGTATCCTCCCGGCTCAGCTCCGGCTCTGGCCGATAGGGCTCCAGTCTGGAGTGGTTGTTCCGCCGGTGTTTAGGGCTCGACGCCACGCAGCACGAAGGTGTGTTCCCCATGACGAAATAAGGTGATTAATACTCTTTGCTTGACACAACGTTTAGTTTCTTGTAATGGGAAAGAGGAACAGGCTGGGCGGTAATCCGAAGAGACGAACTGGCCCCGTTATCCGCTCGCGTTACACACCCTTTCCTCGGCCTAGGATACGATTAACTGCCGACTCCGAGCCATAGCAATGCCGCTAAGATCCCAAATAAAGCTAAGATAAGTGGCGATCAGCCCAAACCTTCAGGCGAACGCAGATTTGAGCCTCCATGTAACACTTAGCTTTCTCCAGTGACGACTCCCTTCGTCTTGTTATTCCAGACTGAGCGTCCCCTCCTTGTTTTTCCTcaccaaatcattttattgCGCTCCTGCGCCCAAGCGAGGACCAACACATGACACTTTTTGCACGTTTGGCAATATTTGTCTAAAAAAACAATCGGTGCTACATTGTAGCCGATGCGATGTGGACATCGGTGGCTTCCTCCGCTACCATGTTGCGCTCATATGCATTGGGGATGTTTCCCCCTTCTGCCCCGTATACCCAAATATACCTAGACCCAAACCGCGGTAGTGTTAAAATGTACGGCAACAATGCTGCCATATTGAATGTGTCAGCTGCAGCGTCCAAACAAATTAGTCTTACCTGGTTAAATAGATTTACCAATCAGATTTTCAAACTAATTACTCAGCTACCATTATCTGACATTCCTCATACTTTATATTTACTAAAGTTGAAGTCAGTCTATTTGCTTGCATTGATATATAGTGCAGTGAAATTGGACACATGCAATATGGCGGACGCACTAACGTATTGGGTTAGGCTGTTCGAAGTGAAGTTAGGTCGAACTAGAGAATTGACACCTCGGGTTTGCCTTTTCTTCCTCGTTTGCCGTAATCGTTAACCACTGCCAGTTTATGCAGCAGCGCTACCTATTGGTCGGGAGTGTTTAATCTTAATTTAATGACTACTTCACAATGCAGTGAAACTAAAAGTTTTTCAGGTCAAGCAGGCTTTGTTTTGTGTAGAAAttacaaacatttgaaaaatgtcCTCTCAATAGTAAATATCCACTTTTGAAAACAGACAGCTTATTTAtgtgtttaatcaaaacaagacatttgcaaacatgtACTTTTCTAAAGGAAAAGAATAACCGTACCAGTAACTGCCATAATTTAACATTTGCACATATGTGCTATGTAAAATTTGAACTTTCTTGCTAGTTAGCAATTTGAGTTTGCCAATCACCAAATATCACATGCATCTAAATTAcatttggatgaaaaaaaaaaaaacattgggaaaaaaaatcaacaacccCTGGTTTTGTCTTACTTGCATCTTTGtgtgcttcattttttttcctcctgtatCCAACACATGATCTTGAAGACTGATTTGAACCAGAATGTAGTTGTTTACTGATGTTGGCATGAGTCTGAAATCACAAATATGCAACAACAGGGATTTGCAGACGCAAATGCTTTACAGAAAGTTTTGCGGGTATTTGTCCTTTCTCCTTTTCAATCAATCAACTTTGTGTCTGTAGATTTCTTTCATGGTCCGAAGCTCTTCGATCAGAGTCTTGTTTTGATTTTCAAGCACCGCCACCCTATTTTCCAGACATTTAACGTACTCTTTCTTCTTCCGTCGACACTCCCGGGCGGCTTCCCTGGAGGAATCACACAAAAACAACTCATTCAAGCCATTAACTAGGTTAAAACATACGAGTCAAGATGAATACCTATTCTTCATCAAGCGCTGTTCCCTCTTCTGTGTCACATCCTCAAAAGGTTTCTGGTGGCTGTGACTGCTGCTTTGTGCCACAGCCAACGGGTGGATGGAGCTGGTGCCCGTGAGCTCACCTGTGGAGCCTGCAAAAACATAACTAGGTTTGGACTTTAACCACCTCACTGTTTCCATGACAGAATTTGATTTCCCTTCTCGCATGCAACACATAAATTCTGAGATATTGTGTAGATTCACACCAAAGCTGGCCGCTGACGTCAGTCTCCATTTTACTCGCAGGATTACATACTTTGGAGACCTTTATCAGGAACAGCAGTGACGTAAGCAACTGCTGCTCTTTGCTTTGCGTGGGCAGAGCACTGAAGCATTTCACTGAAGGAGAGGGGGAGAGTGTaaaaagagacaaaagccgaCTCTTGTCAAAATCAACGCCTCACTCTGGGAAATATTGCTTCCATGGTAAAATATATGACAAACTATTAAGGATGACACGAGCATGTTTTGTGTTATGACTTTCAATGGTTATTGCTGATGTGATGCATtgcaaaaattatttttttgggtgtaCGACAAGAAAAAGCTGCTTTTTTTAGTGAAGTAGAAGAGATAAGGAAACATACCTGTTTCTGTTTCATCCCCAGTTACAGCCATACTTTTTTACTCCCAGGATTTTCAAGAGATCGTGTCCCTTCCCGCGTCTTCACTCTGACTAAAATATTTTCACAGTCAGCGGCGGCAGGGTTGTGGAACTTACAATTAGGGGCATTGACATCATTATGACATCACTGGACTCCAATGTCGACTGCTGCTCGCTGTGAGTGAGTCAGGGCCTTTGCTGTTTGTCTGTGGGGAGAGTTTTTATTTCTTTCGTTCATGGTTAGTTCATGACTCAGAAGACTTCAACTTAcatgcaagattttttttacactttgttTTTTATCCATCAATGTGCTTAGCATGTCTTCCCAAATCATGCATGGAGTTTGGACCTTTTTGTAACAGAGGAACTTTACAGGAGCCTCTGATAGAGTTAGGCTTTGCATTTGAAATTATTGGAAATTATTTTAGCTTTCTGAACAATGTCTACAATTGCACATTATCTTGGGTTTTCAAGGAGAAATGCATGTACAGTATGTGCTGGCATTATCTTGAAATAATGATCGCCTTATTGGTATATGTTTTTCCCAGAATTAATTACAGTACCTCACTATTTGAACTTTAcgctgctattatttttttacatggcCTTTTCAATTAAATTTTCAAATACATGTGCCCATGCATTTGTTATTTAGGTCTGTTTGGTGCTGACTGCATCCAGTGTGTATTTGCTACGAAGCAGAAATAATATTAATTTGGACGAAAACAGTTAGGATTAAGGCAATTGTCGACCTCTGCTGTTGTTATGTGGGAAAACAGCAAACCTATCAAATATTACAACAGGATAAGAATCCAATTGTTGCAATGCATTAAATACTGTTTAATGTTGACTGATAAGAAAATGGGCAAATATAAAGACTTCTGCTTTATGTTAGAGATTAAGTAGTACTGTATATAACATTTTTTTCCTGATAAATTAATTGCACTTTATTACCCAACGTGAATTAAAGCAATTGCAATGTTTATTTCTACTTGCAGTTGTTATCATTTCaacgttattttttattttgttatgttttggttggatttattttttataaatgtcAGGTCAATTTTGAATTGCTCAGACTATATTGCCCATCTCCATTGTCACTCTCTTCTCATATTATTTCAGAAAATTAGTTGATTGAAATTTTCGTATGATGAACAATTTTCTCCTCCTACATATTCTCTCGTATTTTAATTTACAATtataatacatatataataAAGGACCTAGGTGAGCGACTATTTCCTATGGGCTTCCGTAGTTTCAGGAAATACCACTTATTGAAGTTTGTGCTAACGTCTTAAACAAATTAATTTGCCCGTTAAAATTCTTATTCATAACCAGATAACAAactattatttattaaaaacatattttaccGCACGTGTTACTCCAAACCATTGTTAGAGACCAATTCACGGAACCTTACAATGTCCCCCTATGTTTGAATATAGTATAACCCAAGAGGCAGGCAAGAGCAGTGAGACACATCAAGCCTGTGACAGCGTAGAAACTTGAGTTTTATTGCAAGGATTTACTGTACAGTGGTAGGTACACTTCAGATATTTATCATTGGACGTGGTAGTTGTCGTTTCAGCAACACAATTACTGAGCTGTCAATGCCAAACGAGGGCTATCGCAAAGGAGATAACCATTTGCTCGCGATAGCTTTCTGCTAGCTGTTAGCTGGTACCTTCCATTGGAAATGAGGAGGGAGAAGTAGCATGCTAAGAGCGATGCTAGTTAGCTCTTTCGCTAGGCATCCTATTTTGGGAATGACCTTCCGGCAGACGCTAACTTTCACTTGGttgccccctttttttttattttgataagaAGTCTAATTATTAATGACACACGTCATGTTGTACAAGCGTCAATAAACAACGACCGTTAAAGGGTAGCTAGTAGCAATCCAGTGGCTGACGTTTTTGTATGATACTCATTTATTACACTATTTTTAACCAAGAGGACCAAGTCACGTTTCATTCCGCTGTTTTTGTTGCATGCATTGGATAACACATAAATCAATTTACATGCGTGCATGCAAATAAAGAGTTTCGACCAGTATAATGCTTTTGCGCGGCTTGAAGGTTCGCTGCCTTGCTCAAGGGCGCATCACTGAGGACGCTCGCATCTTT includes:
- the ccny gene encoding cyclin-Y isoform X4, which translates into the protein MGNTPSCCVASSPKHRRNNHSRLEPYRPEPELSREDTGCNLQHISDRENLDDLPMEYNPSDHPRASTIFLSKSQTDVREKRKSLYINHHHSGLVRRKYSSCSTIFLDDSTVSQPNLKYTIKCVALAIFYHIRNREVDGRMLLDIFDEKLHPLSKSEVPPDYDKHDPEQKQIYRFVRTLFSAAQLTAECAIVTLVYLERLLTYAEIDICPANWKRIVLGAILLASKVWDDQAVWNVDYCQILKDITVEDMNELERQFLELLQFNINVPSSVYAKYYFDLRSLAEANNLSFPLEALSRDKAQKLEAISRLCDDKYKDLKKLAKKRSVSSDNLVMVRWCPAIIS
- the ccny gene encoding cyclin-Y isoform X2, whose translation is MGNTPSCCVASSPKHRRNNHSRLEPYRPEPELSREDTGCNLQHISDRENLDDLPMEYNPSDHPRASTIFLSKSQTDVREKRKSLYINHFTHISENKHHSGLVRRKYSSCSTIFLDDSTVSQPNLKYTIKCVALAIFYHIRNREVDGRMLLDIFDEKLHPLSKSEVPPDYDKHDPEQKQIYRFVRTLFSAAQLTAECAIVTLVYLERLLTYAEIDICPANWKRIVLGAILLASKVWDDQAVWNVDYCQILKDITVEDMNELERQFLELLQFNINVPSSVYAKYYFDLRSLAEANNLSFPLEALSRDKAQKLEAISRLCDDKYKDLKKLAKKRSVSSDNLVMVRWCPAIIS
- the LOC125985900 gene encoding cyclic AMP-responsive element-binding protein 1 produces the protein MAVTGDETETGSTGELTGTSSIHPLAVAQSSSHSHQKPFEDVTQKREQRLMKNREAARECRRKKKEYVKCLENRVAVLENQNKTLIEELRTMKEIYRHKVD
- the ccny gene encoding cyclin-Y isoform X1; translated protein: MGNTPSCCVASSPKHRRNNHSRLEPYRPEPELSREDTGCNLQHISDRENLDDLPMEYNPSDHPRASTIFLSKSQTDVAVHSKRVREKRKSLYINHFTHISENKHHSGLVRRKYSSCSTIFLDDSTVSQPNLKYTIKCVALAIFYHIRNREVDGRMLLDIFDEKLHPLSKSEVPPDYDKHDPEQKQIYRFVRTLFSAAQLTAECAIVTLVYLERLLTYAEIDICPANWKRIVLGAILLASKVWDDQAVWNVDYCQILKDITVEDMNELERQFLELLQFNINVPSSVYAKYYFDLRSLAEANNLSFPLEALSRDKAQKLEAISRLCDDKYKDLKKLAKKRSVSSDNLVMVRWCPAIIS
- the ccny gene encoding cyclin-Y isoform X3, producing the protein MGNTPSCCVASSPKHRRNNHSRLEPYRPEPELSREDTGCNLQHISDRENLDDLPMEYNPSDHPRASTIFLSKSQTDVAVHSKRVREKRKSLYINHHHSGLVRRKYSSCSTIFLDDSTVSQPNLKYTIKCVALAIFYHIRNREVDGRMLLDIFDEKLHPLSKSEVPPDYDKHDPEQKQIYRFVRTLFSAAQLTAECAIVTLVYLERLLTYAEIDICPANWKRIVLGAILLASKVWDDQAVWNVDYCQILKDITVEDMNELERQFLELLQFNINVPSSVYAKYYFDLRSLAEANNLSFPLEALSRDKAQKLEAISRLCDDKYKDLKKLAKKRSVSSDNLVMVRWCPAIIS